CAGGTCGCCTACATCAAGGCGATGGTCAAGGACCACACCGACGCACTGGAAGCACTGGATAAGAAACTGATCCCGGCAGCGCAAAACCCGCAGGTGGCCGAGCACCTGAAGACCACGCGCCATCACGTGGCCGACCATCTCGCCGCCGCCAAGGCCCTGCAAACCACCACCAAGAATGCCGGGGTGCAGTAAGCCATGAGCCTGACCCCGACCAACCCGGTGGCCGCCGATGCGCAGGGCACACACATCGTGCGGAGCATGACCATCCGCGCCGAGCCGCATCAGATCCTGGACGCGTGGTGCGATGCCACGGTGCAGCAGCGCTTGCTCGAGGGCGCCGCCGTGTTGGTCGATGGGGACGGCCACGCGTCCGAATGGGAATTGCGCGCGCCGCTGCAGCAGCAACTACGCGTGCAGCTACGTCGCGCCGAGGCACGGTTGGGGGAATCGGTGCGCTACATCGCCGAGGGCGAGCATGGCCTGCAAGTCGACGTCCTGCTGCAGGTGCGGCCCGCACGTGGGCGTGATGCCAGCGAGGTCACCGCCACGCTGCATTACGCGGTGGAGGGCGTGATCGCGCAGCTGTTTACCAAGCTGGTGAACCCAGCGCCCTACGTGCTGCTGGGCAAGACATTGCGGCGGCTGCGCGCATGGCTGGAGGCAGGGGAGATTCCGCCCCTGGCGCACACGCCCGCGGCACGTGGCGACAAACATTCCCAGCCAACAGGAGAACAGCTGTGAGAGCACTGTGCTGGAACGGCGTCAACGACCTGCGTGTGGAAACGGTGCCCGACCCGGTGCTGGTCAATCCACGCGATGTCATCCTGAAAGTGGGCTTGAGCACCACCTGCGGTTCGGATCTGCATTTCATCGACGGCTATCTGCCCACCATGCGCGAGGGCGATGTCATCGGCCATGAGTTCATGGGCACGGTGGTGGAAGTGGGGCCGGCAGTGAAGAACGTGCGGGTGGGGCAACGCGTGGTAGTGCCCTCGTTTATTTCGTGCGGCGGCTGCTGGCATTGCGAGCGCAAGGAATATTCCCTGTGCGACAACACCAACCCGCACTGGGAAATGCAGGAGTCGCTGCTGGGTCACCCCACCGCCGGTATTTACGGCTATACGCACGCCTTCGGCGGCTACGCCGGTTCGCATGCCACCTATATCCGGGTGCCGCATGCCGACGTTGGCTGCTTCGAAGTGCCGGACGAGGTGTCCGATGAGGACGCCTTATTTTTGTCCGATGCCGGGCCGACCGGCTTCATGGGTGCGGACTTCTGCAACATCCAGCCGGGCGATACGGTGGCGGTCTGGGGCTGTGGCGGCGTCGGCCTGATGGCGCAGCAGAGTGCACGCATTCTCGGGGCAGAGCGGGTGATTGCGATCGATCGCCTGCCCGAGCGCCTGGCCATGGCGCGCGATGTGCTGGGTGTGGAGGTCATCGACTATTCGACTGTCGACAGCGTGGTGGATGTGCTGCGCGAAATGACCGGCGGGCGCGGGCCAGACGCCTGCATCGATGCAGTGGGCATGGAGGCCCATGGCACCGGCATGGGGCATGCCTATGACCGCGTGAAGCAGGCGCTGCATCTGCATACCGACCGCGGCCAGGCGTTGCGCGAGGCGATCCTGGCCTGCCGCAAGGGCGGCATCCTGTCCGTGCTGGGCGTGTATGGGCTGATGGATAAATTCCCGCTCGGCGCGGTCATGAACAAGGGGCTGACCATGCGCACCGCGCAACAGCATGGGCAGTTGTATGTGCCCAGATTGCTGGACCTGGCCCGCGCAGGCCGGCTCAAATCGAGCTTCCTGATGACCCACAAGATGCCGCTGGAAGAGGCCGCACGCG
The nucleotide sequence above comes from Xanthomonas campestris pv. campestris str. ATCC 33913. Encoded proteins:
- a CDS encoding zinc-dependent alcohol dehydrogenase codes for the protein MRALCWNGVNDLRVETVPDPVLVNPRDVILKVGLSTTCGSDLHFIDGYLPTMREGDVIGHEFMGTVVEVGPAVKNVRVGQRVVVPSFISCGGCWHCERKEYSLCDNTNPHWEMQESLLGHPTAGIYGYTHAFGGYAGSHATYIRVPHADVGCFEVPDEVSDEDALFLSDAGPTGFMGADFCNIQPGDTVAVWGCGGVGLMAQQSARILGAERVIAIDRLPERLAMARDVLGVEVIDYSTVDSVVDVLREMTGGRGPDACIDAVGMEAHGTGMGHAYDRVKQALHLHTDRGQALREAILACRKGGILSVLGVYGLMDKFPLGAVMNKGLTMRTAQQHGQLYVPRLLDLARAGRLKSSFLMTHKMPLEEAARGYEMFKHKHEGCVRAAFVP